One window from the genome of Paenibacillus azoreducens encodes:
- a CDS encoding DedA family protein, translating into MDYNTLMSYIQHFGYAALFFALWLGIVGMPIPDEVVVMTGGAVTASGLLHTLPAFILTYLGVVSGLSLGYALGRWFGLSVLDRLRRKEKMRKYIDFSEKLVHKYGSFALVISYFFPIIRHIMPYMVGLNKMAVWRYALISFTTGLVWTAIFFTTGHFAFDHVQELGELIYHLGIKLLWIPLALGGLYFGIRYARISKNRKGGDKL; encoded by the coding sequence ATGGATTATAATACGCTGATGTCGTATATTCAGCATTTCGGTTATGCTGCACTATTTTTCGCCTTGTGGCTCGGCATCGTCGGCATGCCGATTCCCGATGAAGTGGTCGTCATGACCGGAGGCGCCGTTACGGCAAGCGGGCTTCTGCACACGCTCCCTGCCTTTATTTTAACTTATTTAGGCGTTGTCTCCGGATTATCGCTGGGTTATGCGCTTGGACGATGGTTCGGGCTATCTGTGCTTGATCGGCTGCGCCGCAAAGAAAAAATGAGGAAATATATTGATTTTTCAGAGAAGCTCGTGCATAAATATGGTAGTTTTGCATTAGTCATCAGTTACTTTTTCCCGATCATACGCCATATCATGCCATACATGGTCGGTCTTAACAAAATGGCGGTATGGCGTTACGCTTTGATTTCCTTCACAACCGGGCTTGTTTGGACGGCCATTTTCTTTACCACTGGGCATTTTGCCTTTGATCACGTGCAGGAGTTAGGTGAACTGATTTATCATTTGGGAATCAAGCTGCTCTGGATACCGCTCGCGCTCGGGGGCTTATATTTCGGGATCCGTTATGCTCGCATCAGCAAAAATCGAAAAGGAGGAGATAAACTTTGA
- a CDS encoding DMT family transporter, which translates to MKKNAPIPTAIPLFIGIIAVSFSSIFVKWSSAPASIQGMYRLLFTVLLMLPFIRPHLAELKSLTGKKFMMLFASGFFLALHFLLWMGSLKLTTVSSSTIILALEPVFIVIGAFFIYKERTSRVAMIGMGVAIAGAVLIGWGDIGVSRNNLIGDLLSLLGTLAVSVHMLIGQKAVQQVSSYIYSFIVFLSATIVFAVYNVVCGISFTAYSGNDWAMFALLAVVPTVFGHLLFNWLLQYVSATTISMSILGEPVGSSLLAFLLLGEQMTLFQITGGMLAISGLIVFLNADRFKGSPKGKRAAEPLKSA; encoded by the coding sequence ATGAAAAAAAATGCACCGATTCCAACCGCCATCCCTTTGTTCATCGGTATTATCGCCGTTTCGTTTTCATCGATTTTCGTCAAATGGTCCTCGGCTCCAGCATCGATCCAAGGCATGTACCGGCTCTTATTTACCGTGCTCCTGATGCTTCCGTTTATTCGCCCGCATCTGGCGGAGCTCAAGTCATTGACCGGGAAGAAATTTATGATGCTGTTTGCTTCGGGATTTTTCCTGGCGCTGCATTTTCTGCTGTGGATGGGTTCGCTAAAGCTGACGACGGTATCCAGCTCGACGATTATTTTGGCTCTGGAGCCTGTTTTTATTGTCATCGGCGCATTTTTCATTTATAAGGAACGCACCTCGCGTGTCGCCATGATTGGCATGGGCGTAGCGATTGCTGGCGCGGTTCTGATCGGCTGGGGAGATATCGGCGTGTCCAGGAATAATTTGATCGGCGATTTGCTGTCGCTGCTCGGAACGCTCGCGGTATCCGTCCATATGCTGATCGGTCAAAAAGCGGTGCAGCAGGTATCCTCATATATATACAGCTTTATCGTATTTCTGTCTGCAACGATCGTGTTTGCGGTGTACAACGTGGTGTGCGGCATTTCTTTTACGGCATATTCCGGCAATGATTGGGCGATGTTTGCGCTGCTTGCGGTCGTGCCGACGGTTTTTGGCCACTTATTGTTCAATTGGCTGCTGCAGTATGTGTCGGCGACGACGATCTCCATGAGCATATTGGGAGAACCTGTCGGTTCCAGCCTGCTCGCTTTTCTTCTGCTTGGCGAACAAATGACTTTGTTCCAGATTACGGGCGGGATGTTGGCCATTTCCGGATTGATCGTATTTTTGAACGCCGACCGTTTCAAAGGCAGCCCGAAAGGGAAACGGGCGGCTGAACCGTTAAAATCGGCATAA
- a CDS encoding class I SAM-dependent methyltransferase yields the protein MRSIQEKVLFLYKFSQAPKQIGSITPSSAFLAKKMLESVDWNQVEHIAELGAGTGAITKYIEAVNLKHAHVLLFEKDSLLRSQIAESFPAYSCYEDACKLTEALQNEQIEQLDCILSGLPFFNFPQDLRDQLMEQIVTSLKPGGLFIAFQYSQQMRKQLSTLFDIEHIHYVPLNIPPAFVYVCRKRDEYA from the coding sequence ATGAGAAGTATTCAGGAGAAAGTGTTGTTTCTGTACAAATTTTCGCAGGCGCCGAAACAAATCGGCAGTATTACGCCCAGTTCCGCGTTTTTGGCTAAAAAGATGCTTGAATCGGTGGACTGGAACCAGGTCGAACACATCGCTGAGCTTGGAGCGGGCACAGGGGCCATCACCAAATATATCGAAGCGGTAAACCTGAAACATGCGCATGTACTGTTGTTTGAAAAAGATTCTCTGCTCCGCAGCCAAATAGCGGAAAGCTTCCCCGCTTATTCTTGTTATGAAGATGCATGCAAGCTGACAGAAGCGCTCCAAAATGAGCAGATTGAGCAACTGGACTGCATTTTGAGCGGGCTGCCATTTTTTAACTTCCCGCAAGACCTGCGCGATCAGTTGATGGAGCAAATTGTAACTTCATTGAAGCCGGGCGGTTTGTTTATCGCCTTTCAATATTCGCAGCAGATGAGAAAACAGCTCAGCACTTTGTTCGATATCGAGCATATCCATTATGTTCCGTTGAATATACCGCCGGCGTTCGTATACGTTTGCCGCAAAAGGGATGAATACGCATGA
- a CDS encoding sensor histidine kinase: protein MNRKFLSALSGKKNIRIRMFWAALISFILMLATSWLLAYLSLDLRELSAVGDVLFLIASFMFYFFLLTRPIVRYLRTLADGLMTIAGGNLDYRLPTSSEDELGEVAKSINFMAEQLQEKMNRERQIEQSKLELITGVSHDLRTPLTSIIGYLNLLKNDDYTNLEEHKRYISNAYNKSQQLKQLIDDLFEYTRLTSGSATFSWKEVDMDGLLTQIINEFEPIALENSLTVHIIRDQKPIYGYIDTEKMVRTIDNLLMNALKFSIKPGEITVRLAVQGQQIYFTVENVGKPISPEQEKLLFERFYKADPSRNEYHASPGAGLGLSIAKNIVELHGGRIGLQHQNGHFTFFIELPRISK from the coding sequence TTGAATAGGAAGTTTCTTTCTGCTCTGAGTGGAAAAAAAAACATCCGGATACGCATGTTCTGGGCGGCTTTGATCAGTTTCATCCTCATGCTGGCTACGTCTTGGCTTCTTGCGTATTTGTCCCTCGACCTTAGGGAACTAAGCGCTGTCGGCGATGTTTTGTTCCTGATCGCTTCGTTTATGTTTTACTTTTTTCTGCTTACCAGGCCCATCGTGCGTTATTTACGGACGCTTGCCGACGGCCTCATGACCATAGCGGGCGGGAATCTGGATTACCGGCTGCCGACGTCCAGCGAAGACGAGCTGGGGGAAGTCGCCAAAAGCATCAATTTCATGGCAGAACAGCTGCAGGAAAAAATGAATCGCGAGCGCCAGATCGAACAGTCGAAACTGGAACTGATTACGGGCGTCTCGCATGATCTGCGCACGCCGCTTACCAGCATCATCGGTTATCTGAATTTGCTAAAAAACGACGATTACACGAACCTGGAGGAACATAAACGTTATATCAGCAATGCCTACAATAAATCGCAGCAGTTAAAGCAGCTGATTGACGACTTGTTTGAATACACGCGATTAACCAGCGGCTCGGCAACGTTTTCCTGGAAAGAGGTCGATATGGATGGTTTGCTTACGCAGATCATAAACGAGTTCGAACCGATTGCCCTGGAAAATTCATTAACAGTCCATATCATCCGAGATCAGAAGCCAATCTATGGATATATCGATACGGAAAAAATGGTCCGCACCATCGACAACCTGTTGATGAACGCACTTAAGTTTTCCATCAAACCCGGTGAAATTACGGTGCGGCTTGCAGTGCAAGGGCAGCAGATTTATTTTACCGTTGAAAATGTCGGTAAGCCGATATCTCCGGAGCAGGAGAAACTGCTGTTCGAAAGGTTTTACAAGGCAGATCCGTCGCGTAACGAATATCATGCATCCCCCGGCGCGGGTCTCGGGCTATCGATCGCCAAAAACATCGTAGAGCTGCATGGAGGCCGCATTGGCTTACAGCATCAAAACGGGCACTTCACTTTTTTTATCGAGTTGCCCCGAATTTCGAAGTAA
- a CDS encoding phosphatase PAP2 family protein has product MKNKLAPYLPLAWLLSIPVLNICYGFLNRGGSDTAQLITAWDRLIPFVPAFIIPYLIWYPYVFLMFIVFFRKDRNVYYRSLTLTCVGLAVCYLVFYLYQTTFPRPEIGQDGVLNWLVGIVYQMDAPYNCFPSIHVLTSYIVVKAAYQCKLSRLANAAVCATSGIIILSTLFVKQHVLMDVVGGIVLAEMLYFWIGRKIFKPGREKRAAHGL; this is encoded by the coding sequence ATGAAAAATAAGCTCGCCCCTTATTTGCCGCTGGCTTGGCTTCTGTCCATTCCCGTATTAAATATATGTTATGGCTTTCTCAACCGCGGCGGTTCCGACACCGCCCAATTGATTACCGCGTGGGATCGCCTGATCCCGTTCGTGCCCGCTTTTATCATTCCATACCTGATTTGGTATCCGTACGTCTTTCTGATGTTTATCGTATTTTTCCGGAAGGATCGCAACGTCTATTACCGCAGCTTAACGCTGACATGTGTCGGGCTTGCCGTATGCTATCTTGTTTTTTATTTGTACCAAACAACGTTTCCGCGGCCGGAAATCGGCCAAGACGGCGTATTAAACTGGCTCGTCGGCATCGTTTATCAAATGGATGCGCCGTACAATTGCTTCCCGAGCATTCATGTCCTGACCAGCTATATCGTTGTGAAGGCGGCTTATCAATGCAAGCTCAGCCGGCTGGCAAACGCTGCGGTTTGCGCAACCTCCGGGATCATTATACTTTCCACTCTGTTTGTCAAACAGCATGTATTGATGGACGTTGTGGGAGGAATCGTATTGGCGGAGATGCTTTATTTTTGGATCGGACGCAAAATATTCAAGCCGGGCAGAGAGAAGCGTGCGGCTCATGGATTATAA
- a CDS encoding heparinase II/III domain-containing protein — protein MNAEKKHVTPPSHNPKGFYIGAEQVEIALEQKSRLAWAERMMEEMRRECDEFLQLEDSFVYEVILSMRGQTFAYGITGCPACGSAYPARPEELALCLSGWESFPAKTVTCPACQTVVPNKKFPDDGSGFQYNGKAYYPIGLWNFTVAGHWLGGVRNHEGMVTKLTYLYMLTGEERYARRAIVLLDAFSAIWAGTMGPRDFTPFGSPFEIGRLHLLTSIVFRVKVFLAHDYDWLSGLPLMNELSTGCRLAGTGDNLTIRGNILRMLEDYLLDEPGGPVYDLRGGKLTLLNNHEADGVRAMLAVGLALDIPSYCKWGVQAVRGFIYNAIGRDGMYFEGSFGYSMFTIGVLLDMALLAQKAASAYGNGAEEFQPFNSRRFFRFAVQNPLAMSCQGHLPSNGDWGRDVYIGTEIQPEVLSVVYRSALHFAYYATDAGIREEARSVLERFRDHVDRMGGTSGIELFLPHPQGEAASSDDARPASGITLAGQAGYIVLRDKYDMTLLTRYGPNLTHAHDDVLSYQWFADGRELTADLGYGIYGTNSHLGWASKTIAHPTVVLRQDEQMERGQIYKPFAGGEAKAIYEHGGWAASECEAADLYGAERYQRLLAAVPLSGSRSYVLDIFDVKAEGGKDLSFHAFHEASELDVSGFTAAPCSAWTLAGAASKDPGESLQYDCPGLSFGERLTTGETFEKLLPGEEERLWTTQPNNGYGYIYDIRRLQPDGTHGCEGESVHACWRTADSQVHRHVLLEGEEKLYTGMGPNLDGSCVHPFLIIHSERESQRFTSVTYAGDGVFLVSARNAMVQGTNGGTATALRLEWSDGTRDLWLYSFETDVYTWQAAEGKVTVKGRCGCVRLEGAARKTIYVHAVASREVHFTPCSGDEAYFEGQWSAFGFGQEEYEVAWIDWKASRLAVHGLSPETSWGRKPRFIGLRGASRSAVTVYPASLDAALEPGDCIVNLLDEMIVSIGVVAETDEDRIKTGIPLPFAAPGAGKSAFYGMRVIGVSGGEAVIQDVPDLTTLSVRIIRPLQIGEFFDIVDTDDVMFIKLIG, from the coding sequence ATGAATGCTGAAAAGAAACATGTTACACCGCCTTCGCATAATCCGAAGGGGTTTTATATCGGGGCAGAGCAGGTGGAAATCGCGCTGGAACAGAAAAGCCGTTTGGCCTGGGCAGAGCGGATGATGGAAGAGATGCGGCGGGAATGCGACGAGTTTCTGCAGCTGGAGGATTCTTTCGTTTATGAGGTGATCCTCAGCATGCGGGGGCAAACCTTCGCTTACGGCATCACGGGCTGCCCGGCCTGCGGCTCGGCATATCCGGCAAGGCCGGAGGAACTGGCCCTTTGCCTGTCTGGATGGGAGAGCTTTCCGGCCAAAACGGTCACATGTCCAGCCTGTCAAACCGTCGTTCCCAATAAAAAATTCCCTGATGACGGCAGCGGGTTTCAGTATAACGGTAAGGCGTATTACCCGATAGGTTTGTGGAACTTCACCGTCGCCGGCCATTGGCTGGGCGGGGTGCGCAATCATGAAGGTATGGTAACGAAGCTGACCTATCTCTATATGCTGACCGGGGAAGAACGCTATGCGCGCAGGGCTATCGTGCTGCTGGATGCGTTTAGCGCGATCTGGGCCGGAACGATGGGGCCCCGCGACTTTACTCCATTCGGAAGCCCTTTCGAGATCGGAAGGCTGCATCTTCTGACAAGCATTGTCTTTCGGGTTAAAGTATTTTTGGCTCATGATTATGACTGGCTCTCCGGCCTGCCGCTCATGAACGAGCTCTCCACAGGCTGCCGGCTTGCCGGAACCGGGGATAATCTGACCATTCGCGGCAATATTCTGCGGATGCTGGAGGACTATTTGCTGGATGAGCCCGGCGGACCGGTATACGATTTACGGGGAGGAAAGCTGACGCTTCTGAACAATCATGAGGCGGACGGCGTGCGGGCCATGCTGGCCGTCGGTTTGGCATTGGACATTCCTTCTTATTGCAAATGGGGCGTTCAGGCCGTGCGGGGGTTCATCTATAATGCCATCGGGCGCGACGGCATGTATTTCGAAGGTTCCTTCGGGTATTCCATGTTTACGATCGGAGTGCTGCTTGATATGGCTTTGCTGGCTCAGAAGGCGGCTTCCGCATACGGGAACGGCGCAGAAGAATTCCAGCCGTTCAACAGCAGGCGATTCTTCCGCTTCGCGGTTCAAAATCCGCTCGCGATGAGCTGCCAAGGACATTTGCCAAGCAACGGGGATTGGGGCAGAGACGTTTACATCGGCACGGAAATCCAGCCGGAAGTATTGTCCGTGGTCTACCGGTCGGCCCTTCATTTCGCCTATTACGCTACCGATGCGGGGATCCGGGAAGAGGCGCGGAGCGTGCTGGAACGCTTCCGCGATCATGTGGACCGGATGGGCGGAACGTCGGGAATCGAGCTGTTCCTGCCGCATCCCCAGGGAGAAGCGGCAAGCAGCGATGATGCCCGGCCCGCGAGCGGCATAACCTTGGCAGGACAAGCCGGGTATATCGTGTTGCGCGATAAATATGATATGACGCTGCTTACCCGCTATGGCCCGAATCTGACGCATGCCCATGACGATGTGCTGTCTTACCAGTGGTTTGCCGACGGCAGGGAACTTACGGCCGATTTGGGTTATGGCATCTACGGGACCAACAGCCATTTGGGCTGGGCATCCAAAACGATCGCTCATCCAACGGTCGTTCTGCGGCAGGATGAGCAGATGGAACGCGGGCAGATTTATAAGCCGTTTGCCGGTGGCGAAGCGAAGGCAATATACGAGCATGGCGGGTGGGCCGCCAGCGAATGCGAGGCTGCGGACCTGTATGGAGCGGAGCGTTACCAGCGTCTGCTGGCCGCAGTTCCGCTCAGCGGCTCCCGCTCTTATGTGCTCGATATTTTCGACGTTAAGGCAGAAGGCGGCAAAGACCTGTCATTTCATGCATTCCATGAAGCAAGCGAACTGGACGTTTCCGGATTTACGGCGGCACCCTGCAGTGCTTGGACGTTGGCCGGAGCGGCAAGCAAAGATCCGGGGGAAAGCTTGCAATACGACTGTCCGGGACTCAGTTTTGGAGAACGGTTAACGACAGGGGAGACGTTCGAAAAGCTTTTGCCTGGTGAAGAGGAAAGGCTTTGGACAACGCAGCCGAACAACGGCTACGGATATATATATGATATACGCAGGCTGCAACCGGACGGGACGCATGGTTGCGAAGGCGAATCCGTTCATGCTTGCTGGAGAACGGCGGATAGCCAAGTGCATCGGCATGTCCTGCTTGAAGGGGAGGAGAAGCTGTACACAGGGATGGGGCCGAATCTGGACGGCAGCTGCGTTCATCCCTTCCTCATTATTCATAGCGAGCGGGAATCGCAACGTTTCACATCGGTTACTTACGCGGGAGACGGCGTCTTTCTTGTCTCGGCGCGCAATGCAATGGTTCAAGGAACTAACGGCGGAACGGCAACCGCCTTGCGTCTGGAATGGTCGGATGGAACCCGGGATCTGTGGCTCTACAGTTTCGAAACCGACGTTTATACGTGGCAGGCGGCAGAAGGAAAAGTGACGGTCAAGGGCCGCTGCGGTTGCGTTCGTCTGGAAGGCGCCGCGCGGAAAACCATATATGTCCATGCCGTCGCCTCCCGTGAGGTTCATTTTACTCCCTGCTCGGGAGATGAGGCATACTTTGAAGGGCAATGGTCAGCTTTTGGTTTCGGACAAGAAGAATACGAGGTTGCCTGGATCGATTGGAAGGCAAGCAGGCTGGCCGTTCACGGCTTGAGTCCTGAAACTTCATGGGGTAGAAAGCCGCGTTTTATCGGACTGCGCGGAGCTTCCCGCTCCGCAGTTACCGTCTACCCGGCTTCGTTGGATGCAGCGTTGGAGCCGGGAGATTGTATCGTCAATCTTCTTGACGAAATGATCGTATCGATCGGAGTCGTCGCCGAAACGGATGAAGACCGAATCAAGACGGGCATCCCGCTTCCGTTTGCGGCCCCCGGAGCGGGCAAAAGCGCTTTTTACGGGATGAGGGTCATCGGCGTCAGCGGCGGAGAGGCGGTCATTCAAGATGTTCCTGATTTGACGACGCTTTCGGTGCGGATCATCCGGCCGTTACAAATCGGCGAATTCTTTGATATCGTGGATACCGATGATGTCATGTTTATCAAGTTGATTGGATGA
- a CDS encoding response regulator transcription factor, with amino-acid sequence MTSKILVVDDDPEIRDVVHIFLRNEGFQVFEAEDGLQALNILNREEVDLIILDVMMPNLDGIKTCFKIREALNIPIIMLSAKGEDIDKITGLTTGADDYVAKPFNPLELIARVKAQLRRLKLSGDNDGKSQPIGDVIEINDLVIDRSRHIVTVRGREVSLTPLEFSILELMASHRGHVFNVEKIYQSVWKENKFLSDNTIMVHIRNIREKIEDNPREPRYIKTVWGVGYKVE; translated from the coding sequence TTGACCTCAAAAATACTCGTCGTTGACGATGATCCGGAAATTCGGGACGTGGTTCATATATTTTTGCGCAATGAAGGATTCCAAGTATTCGAGGCCGAGGATGGCCTGCAGGCGCTCAATATCTTGAACCGCGAGGAGGTTGATTTGATCATTTTGGATGTCATGATGCCGAATCTCGACGGAATTAAAACCTGCTTCAAAATCCGCGAGGCATTAAACATCCCGATCATTATGCTGTCCGCCAAAGGCGAGGATATCGATAAAATAACGGGGCTGACGACGGGAGCCGACGATTATGTCGCCAAACCTTTTAATCCGCTGGAACTGATCGCGCGGGTCAAAGCGCAGCTCCGCAGGCTTAAATTAAGCGGTGACAATGACGGGAAATCCCAACCAATCGGAGATGTCATCGAAATAAACGACCTGGTCATCGATAGAAGCCGCCATATCGTTACGGTTCGCGGCAGGGAAGTATCGCTTACCCCGCTCGAATTCTCTATTCTAGAACTGATGGCCAGCCATCGCGGGCATGTATTTAATGTGGAAAAAATATACCAAAGCGTCTGGAAAGAAAATAAATTTTTATCCGATAACACCATCATGGTTCATATCCGCAATATCCGCGAAAAAATCGAAGACAACCCGCGGGAGCCTAGATATATCAAGACGGTTTGGGGAGTGGGATATAAAGTTGAATAG
- a CDS encoding carbohydrate ABC transporter permease: MSLTVGKKSPGEKIFDAANIIFLTVFSITAVYPFLNVLSISFSTSQAANAYGLKLWPQEISFEGYRAVFANKLIWTGYYNTIFRTVLGTLLNVLFSVMCAYPLSKKYLPHRNLFTAFIVFTMFFGGGLIPNYLLIKELGLLDSRWALILPGLIAAFTMIIVRNYFMSLPEELEESARIDGANEIRILFSIVLPISVPIIATISLWYAVAHWNAWFDSLLYISDPHKAVLGNVLRKIVIEGSSQFQQFDQGFNQNGQPAVTPDIIKSATIMVATIPIILVYPFVQKYFVKGVMVGSLKG; this comes from the coding sequence ATGTCGCTAACAGTAGGAAAAAAATCACCGGGAGAGAAAATATTTGATGCTGCCAATATTATTTTTCTTACGGTGTTTTCGATTACTGCGGTGTATCCGTTTCTTAACGTTTTGTCCATATCGTTCAGCACGTCGCAAGCCGCCAATGCTTACGGGCTGAAGCTGTGGCCGCAAGAAATATCGTTTGAAGGATACAGGGCCGTTTTTGCCAACAAGCTGATTTGGACGGGATATTACAATACAATTTTCCGTACCGTGCTCGGCACTTTGTTGAATGTATTATTTTCCGTCATGTGCGCTTACCCGCTTTCCAAAAAATATTTGCCCCACCGCAATTTGTTTACGGCGTTCATCGTATTTACGATGTTTTTCGGCGGCGGCCTGATTCCGAATTATCTGCTGATCAAGGAGCTGGGACTTCTGGACAGCCGCTGGGCGCTGATTCTCCCGGGGCTCATCGCGGCGTTTACGATGATCATTGTGCGCAATTACTTTATGTCGCTCCCGGAGGAACTTGAGGAAAGCGCCCGCATCGACGGGGCCAATGAAATCAGAATTCTTTTTTCCATTGTGCTGCCCATTTCGGTGCCGATCATCGCCACCATTTCGCTTTGGTACGCCGTTGCCCATTGGAACGCATGGTTCGACTCGCTGCTCTATATTTCCGATCCGCATAAGGCTGTGCTCGGAAACGTGCTCCGGAAAATCGTCATTGAGGGTTCATCCCAATTCCAGCAGTTCGATCAGGGCTTTAACCAAAACGGGCAGCCTGCGGTTACGCCGGATATTATCAAATCGGCAACGATCATGGTTGCGACCATTCCGATTATACTTGTATATCCCTTTGTCCAAAAATATTTCGTCAAAGGGGTTATGGTCGGTTCTTTGAAAGGATAG
- a CDS encoding ABC transporter permease produces MKQPGSVTISKRFRNQWKSYYRHRYLLLMLLPCILYFLIFKYLPMYGIVLAFKNYQFLDGILGSPWNGLENFKVLFSGHDFPRALRNTLIISFYKLLFNFPAPIVLALLLNELRVIFFKRFVQTLSYLPHFLSWVILAGIFMEVFSPTRGVVNYIINLFGGDSIFFFGDKEWFRTLLVSTEVWKSVGWGSIIYLAALSSIDPTLYEAAVVDGASRWKQMLHITLPALVPVITIMFIFAVGGIINDDFDQVFNFYNANVYEVGDVLSTYTYRVGISQMEYGLSTAAGLFTNMIALVLILVTNSIVKRFSDYGIW; encoded by the coding sequence ATGAAACAACCGGGTTCTGTCACTATAAGCAAACGGTTCCGCAATCAATGGAAGTCTTATTACCGGCACCGGTATTTGCTGTTAATGCTGCTGCCCTGCATATTATATTTTCTCATTTTCAAATATTTGCCGATGTACGGCATTGTACTGGCTTTCAAAAACTATCAATTTCTGGACGGGATCCTGGGCAGTCCTTGGAACGGACTCGAAAATTTCAAGGTGCTGTTTTCCGGACATGATTTTCCGCGCGCACTTCGCAATACGCTGATCATCAGTTTCTATAAACTTTTGTTCAATTTCCCGGCGCCGATTGTATTAGCGCTGTTGTTGAATGAATTACGCGTCATTTTTTTCAAACGGTTCGTGCAGACGTTAAGCTACTTGCCCCATTTTCTTTCCTGGGTCATTTTGGCGGGGATCTTTATGGAAGTGTTTTCGCCGACGCGGGGCGTTGTCAATTATATCATTAACCTGTTTGGCGGAGATTCGATTTTCTTTTTTGGAGATAAAGAATGGTTCCGTACGCTGCTTGTCAGTACCGAGGTCTGGAAGAGCGTCGGCTGGGGGTCCATCATTTATCTTGCGGCTCTGTCCTCGATCGATCCGACGCTGTACGAGGCGGCTGTCGTCGACGGAGCGAGCCGGTGGAAGCAGATGCTGCATATTACTCTCCCGGCATTGGTGCCGGTGATTACCATCATGTTTATTTTTGCTGTAGGCGGCATTATCAATGACGATTTCGATCAGGTATTCAACTTCTACAATGCCAACGTGTATGAGGTCGGAGACGTGCTGAGCACCTATACGTACCGGGTCGGGATCAGCCAGATGGAATATGGCCTGTCGACAGCGGCGGGACTGTTTACCAATATGATCGCGCTCGTGTTGATTTTGGTCACGAACAGCATCGTCAAACGTTTCAGCGATTACGGAATTTGGTAG